From Campylobacter lari, one genomic window encodes:
- a CDS encoding DUF4910 domain-containing protein, translating into MYELACELFPICRSITGKGFRQSLKMLDEAMGGGILKIHSIASGSKIFDWEVPAEWEINDAYIITPDGEKICDFKQNNLHVLNYSTGIDTELDLASLQEHLYSMEEMPDAIPYVTSYYKRRWGFCIKHEDRIKLKEGKYKVFIDAKHHENGVLNYADLLIPSTQETKDEILISTYLCHPSMANNELSGPAVATFLAKWLLELKERKYNYRFVFSPETIGSIVYLSKHLKYLQKHTKAGFVLSCIGDDNAYSLIHTPSENTLADKVALHTLKEKNNFKEFSFLDRGSDERQYCSPLVNLPVVGICRSKYLEYKEYHTSKDDLNFISEEGLQGGLKAMQEIIMNLEVNEIYQNTIFCEPNLGKRGLYHTINTSSTNDIPISCNFLAYCDGKNDVLDIASKLNMQAYELKDLIEKLKFHGLIK; encoded by the coding sequence ATGTATGAGCTAGCTTGTGAGCTTTTTCCTATATGCAGAAGTATTACCGGGAAAGGCTTTAGACAAAGCTTAAAAATGCTTGATGAAGCTATGGGGGGGGGTATATTAAAAATTCACTCTATAGCAAGCGGGAGTAAAATATTTGATTGGGAAGTACCTGCTGAATGGGAGATAAACGATGCTTATATCATCACTCCAGATGGAGAAAAAATTTGTGATTTTAAGCAAAATAATCTTCATGTGTTAAACTATAGCACAGGCATAGACACAGAGCTTGATCTAGCAAGCTTACAAGAGCATCTTTACTCTATGGAAGAAATGCCTGATGCTATACCTTATGTGACAAGCTATTATAAAAGGCGTTGGGGTTTTTGCATAAAACATGAAGATAGAATTAAACTAAAAGAAGGAAAATATAAAGTTTTCATAGATGCAAAGCACCATGAAAATGGGGTTTTAAACTATGCTGATTTACTCATACCTAGCACGCAAGAAACAAAAGATGAAATTTTAATTTCCACTTACCTTTGTCATCCATCTATGGCAAATAACGAGTTAAGTGGTCCTGCGGTAGCTACATTTTTAGCTAAATGGCTTTTAGAACTTAAAGAGAGAAAATATAATTATCGTTTTGTTTTTTCTCCTGAAACTATAGGAAGTATAGTTTATCTTAGTAAACATTTAAAGTATTTGCAAAAACACACTAAAGCAGGATTTGTACTCTCTTGCATAGGTGATGATAATGCTTACTCACTCATTCACACTCCAAGTGAAAATACCCTAGCAGATAAAGTAGCTTTGCATACCTTAAAAGAAAAAAATAATTTTAAAGAATTTAGCTTTTTAGATAGAGGAAGCGATGAGAGACAATACTGCTCTCCTTTAGTAAATTTACCCGTAGTCGGAATTTGTAGAAGTAAGTATCTAGAGTATAAAGAATATCATACTAGCAAGGATGACTTAAATTTCATCAGTGAAGAGGGATTGCAAGGTGGCTTAAAAGCTATGCAAGAAATCATTATGAATTTAGAGGTTAATGAAATTTATCAAAATACGATATTTTGCGAACCTAATTTAGGTAAAAGAGGCTTATACCATACTATCAATACTTCTTCAACCAATGATATACCAATATCATGTAATTTTTTAGCATATTGTGATGGTAAAAACGATGTTTTAGATATAGCCTCAAAACTAAACATGCAAGCTTATGAATTAAAAGATTTAATAGAAAAATTAAAATTTCACGGATTGATAAAATGA
- a CDS encoding acyl carrier protein, which translates to MEQKIYEILSNILEIEVNNKTKFSMQNCENWTSLSHIDIIMSLEEEFEVKFDKDILVKLNSQEEIIKEIKKIKNA; encoded by the coding sequence ATGGAGCAAAAAATTTATGAGATACTATCTAATATATTAGAGATTGAAGTAAATAATAAAACAAAATTTAGTATGCAAAATTGTGAAAATTGGACCTCGCTATCACATATTGACATCATAATGAGTTTAGAGGAGGAATTTGAAGTTAAATTTGATAAAGACATTCTTGTTAAATTAAATTCGCAAGAAGAGATTATTAAGGAAATAAAAAAAATAAAAAATGCATAA
- the pseC gene encoding UDP-4-amino-4,6-dideoxy-N-acetyl-beta-L-altrosamine transaminase produces MITYSHQNIDEQDIQVVCEALKDDFLTGGKKVEEFEQALCEYVGVKYACVLNSATSALHLAYLSLNIKDKIVLTTPITFAATANAALMAGARVEFIDVKSDGNIDEKKLALRLSQDSSNIGAICVVDFAGNSVEMDEILALAKRYNIPLIDDASHALGAIYKDQKVGSMGDLSIFSFHPVKPITTFEGGAVVSNDEELISKIKLLRSHGIVKKRLWDSDMIELGYNYRLSDVACALGINQLKKLDNILEKREIITSFYDKEFEKNPYFSTIKIKDYKKSSRHLYPILLFPEFYCQKEIIFEKLLNLGIGIQVHYKPTYEFSYYKNLYGNLFLENADNFYKAELSIPAHQEMSLKEAQFIKDSLFKILEETKKACCE; encoded by the coding sequence ATGATAACTTATTCTCATCAAAATATTGACGAACAAGACATACAAGTAGTTTGTGAGGCTTTAAAAGATGATTTTTTAACCGGTGGAAAAAAGGTTGAAGAATTTGAACAAGCCCTTTGTGAATATGTAGGTGTAAAATATGCTTGCGTGCTAAATTCAGCTACTTCTGCTTTACACCTTGCATATTTATCTTTAAATATAAAAGATAAAATTGTCTTAACAACCCCCATTACCTTTGCTGCAACTGCAAATGCAGCTTTAATGGCAGGTGCTAGGGTTGAGTTTATAGATGTAAAAAGCGATGGAAATATTGATGAGAAAAAACTTGCTTTAAGACTGAGCCAAGATAGCTCTAATATAGGAGCAATTTGCGTGGTTGATTTTGCGGGAAATAGTGTAGAAATGGATGAAATTTTAGCCTTAGCCAAACGATACAACATCCCACTAATTGATGATGCAAGTCATGCTCTAGGTGCTATTTATAAAGATCAAAAAGTAGGTTCTATGGGAGATTTGAGCATATTTTCTTTTCATCCGGTTAAACCTATTACAACCTTTGAGGGTGGTGCGGTTGTTAGCAATGATGAGGAATTAATCTCAAAAATCAAGCTTTTAAGAAGTCATGGTATAGTCAAAAAAAGGCTTTGGGATAGTGATATGATTGAACTAGGCTATAATTATCGTTTAAGCGATGTAGCTTGTGCTTTAGGTATAAATCAACTAAAAAAACTTGATAATATACTAGAAAAAAGAGAAATCATCACAAGTTTTTACGATAAAGAATTTGAAAAAAATCCTTATTTTAGCACTATAAAAATCAAAGATTATAAAAAAAGCTCAAGACATTTATATCCTATTTTGCTTTTTCCTGAGTTTTATTGCCAAAAAGAGATTATTTTTGAAAAATTATTAAATTTGGGCATAGGTATACAAGTGCATTATAAGCCTACTTATGAGTTTAGTTATTATAAAAACTTATATGGAAATTTATTCTTAGAAAATGCGGATAATTTTTATAAAGCTGAACTTAGCATACCTGCTCATCAAGAAATGAGTTTAAAAGAAGCACAATTTATTAAAGATAGTTTATTTAAGATTTTAGAAGAAACTAAAAAGGCTTGTTGTGAGTAA
- the pseB gene encoding UDP-N-acetylglucosamine 4,6-dehydratase (inverting) encodes MFNGKSILITGGTGSFGKTYTKTLLQKYKPKKIIIYSRDELKQFEMAREFNDDCMRYFIGDVRDKERLSIAMKDVDFVIHAAAMKHVPIAEYNPMECIKTNIHGAQNVIDACLENNVEKCIALSTDKACNPINLYGATKLASDKLFVAANNIAGNSHTKFSVTRYGNVVGSRGSVIPFFKKLINEGAKELPITDERMTRFWISLEDGVNFVLNNFAYMHGGEIFVPKIPSMKIVDLAKTMAPNLAHKIIGIRAGEKLHEIMISSDDSHLTYEFENYYAISPSIQFNNTNVDFSINAKGQKGKKVSNGFSYSSDNNPSWISQEELLNIINHTELEK; translated from the coding sequence ATGTTTAATGGAAAAAGCATTTTAATCACCGGTGGCACAGGAAGTTTTGGAAAAACTTATACTAAAACTTTACTTCAAAAATACAAACCTAAAAAAATCATCATTTATTCAAGAGATGAGTTAAAACAATTTGAAATGGCAAGAGAATTTAATGATGATTGTATGCGTTATTTTATAGGCGATGTAAGAGATAAAGAAAGATTGAGCATAGCAATGAAGGATGTTGATTTTGTCATTCATGCAGCTGCTATGAAACATGTGCCAATTGCAGAATATAATCCAATGGAATGTATAAAAACTAATATCCATGGAGCACAAAATGTAATCGATGCGTGTTTGGAAAATAATGTAGAAAAATGTATCGCTCTTTCAACCGATAAAGCATGCAATCCTATTAATTTATATGGAGCTACAAAGCTTGCAAGTGATAAGCTTTTTGTAGCAGCAAACAACATCGCAGGAAATTCTCATACTAAATTTAGCGTTACAAGATATGGTAATGTAGTGGGCTCAAGAGGATCTGTCATACCATTTTTTAAAAAACTAATCAATGAAGGCGCTAAAGAACTTCCTATCACAGATGAGAGAATGACAAGATTTTGGATATCCTTAGAAGATGGAGTTAATTTCGTGCTGAATAATTTTGCCTATATGCATGGAGGGGAAATTTTCGTACCAAAAATTCCTTCTATGAAAATCGTTGATTTAGCTAAAACTATGGCTCCTAATTTAGCTCATAAAATCATAGGTATAAGAGCAGGTGAAAAACTACATGAAATTATGATTTCAAGTGATGATAGTCATTTAACTTATGAATTTGAAAATTATTATGCCATTAGCCCAAGTATTCAATTTAATAACACTAATGTTGATTTTAGTATAAATGCAAAAGGACAAAAGGGTAAAAAAGTTTCTAATGGCTTTTCTTATAGCTCTGATAATAATCCATCATGGATTAGCCAAGAAGAGCTTTTAAATATAATAAATCATACAGAGCTTGAAAAATGA
- the gltX gene encoding glutamate--tRNA ligase, whose protein sequence is MQEITTRFAPSPTGYLHIGGLRTALYNYLYARKNKGKFLLRIEDTDLKRNSQEATQAIIEAFKWCGLDYDGMIEYQSQRFDIYKKYIQKLLDEGKAYYCYMSKEELDELRAKQEVAKERPKYDGRYRDFKGTPPSGIEPVVRVKAPQSGEIKFIDGIKGEVSFKAEDILDDFVIARSDGSPIYNLTVVIDDALMGVSDVIRGDDHLSNTPKQIVLYEALGFKIPKFYHVAMIHGEDGKKLSKRHGATDVMEYKNMGILPQALLNFLVRLGWSHGDDEIFSLESMQELFDPNHINKSASCYNFKKLEWLNAHYIKTLPFEEINRQLKDLGFDLSQYKKAGFLLDMLRERAKTLHDIISGAKVLLNDPKEYDQKAVDKFLNVTNLTYLEKYAMVLNEQKNACEFEELTNQFLEENNLKLKDLAQAIRIALTGNSVSPSIFEVLEFLGVQKAKLRIKNLLNYMKEK, encoded by the coding sequence ATGCAAGAAATCACAACGCGTTTTGCTCCTTCTCCAACAGGATATTTGCACATAGGAGGGCTTAGAACAGCTTTATATAATTATCTTTATGCAAGAAAAAATAAGGGTAAATTTTTATTGCGTATTGAAGATACGGATTTAAAAAGAAATTCACAAGAAGCTACGCAAGCTATTATAGAAGCATTTAAATGGTGTGGGCTTGATTATGATGGGATGATTGAGTATCAATCCCAAAGATTTGATATTTATAAAAAATACATTCAAAAATTACTAGATGAGGGTAAGGCTTATTATTGTTATATGAGCAAAGAAGAGCTTGATGAGTTAAGAGCTAAGCAAGAAGTAGCTAAAGAGCGTCCAAAATATGATGGTAGATATAGAGATTTTAAAGGAACTCCCCCAAGTGGTATTGAGCCTGTGGTGCGTGTAAAAGCACCACAAAGTGGAGAGATTAAATTTATAGATGGCATTAAAGGCGAGGTTAGTTTTAAGGCTGAAGATATTTTAGATGATTTTGTAATTGCAAGAAGCGATGGTAGCCCAATTTATAATTTAACCGTTGTAATTGATGATGCACTAATGGGTGTGAGTGATGTTATAAGAGGAGATGATCATTTATCAAATACTCCAAAACAAATTGTCCTTTATGAAGCACTAGGCTTTAAAATACCTAAATTTTATCATGTAGCTATGATACATGGTGAAGATGGTAAGAAACTTTCTAAGCGTCATGGAGCAACTGATGTGATGGAATATAAAAATATGGGGATTTTACCTCAAGCCCTGCTTAATTTCTTAGTGCGTCTTGGTTGGAGTCATGGCGATGATGAAATTTTTTCTTTAGAAAGTATGCAAGAGCTTTTTGATCCAAATCATATTAACAAAAGTGCTTCTTGCTATAATTTTAAAAAATTAGAATGGCTTAATGCTCATTATATTAAAACTTTACCTTTTGAAGAAATCAATAGACAATTAAAAGATTTAGGATTTGATTTAAGTCAGTATAAAAAAGCAGGCTTTTTACTAGATATGTTAAGAGAGAGAGCTAAAACCTTACATGATATTATTAGTGGGGCTAAAGTGTTACTAAATGACCCAAAAGAATATGATCAAAAGGCTGTAGATAAATTTCTCAATGTTACAAATTTAACTTATTTGGAAAAATACGCTATGGTTTTAAATGAGCAAAAAAATGCTTGTGAATTTGAAGAATTAACTAATCAATTCTTAGAAGAAAATAATCTTAAGTTAAAAGACCTAGCTCAAGCTATACGCATCGCACTCACAGGAAACTCGGTTAGTCCTAGTATATTTGAAGTATTGGAATTTTTAGGAGTGCAAAAGGCTAAACTTAGGATAAAAAATTTACTAAATTATATGAAGGAAAAATAA
- a CDS encoding peptidylprolyl isomerase yields MRKFLISCCFAANILYAQTLGGVAMVVENQPITLYDIEQTMKELKTNDKQKAIAFLVDDKVQQSEAKKLGIYVSTFELNEKLAQIAKGNKTDINGLQAKIEKDGLNFEVFKNKVRKDLEREKLYRSIMQNAKINIDDETLKHFYESNLDKFSTFSNIDLVVYNSTNPELLQQLAQNPMYKNSQIKSKAISLNAASLDPRLLALLNNTKIGEFTPVLNGENAYIVYFVKEKYGKNPIEFDLIKDQVSNVYTLTQKEQALKNHLDKIRANAHIEELR; encoded by the coding sequence ATGAGAAAATTTTTAATATCTTGTTGTTTTGCTGCAAATATTTTATATGCTCAAACCCTTGGTGGTGTAGCAATGGTAGTAGAAAATCAACCTATTACTCTTTATGATATAGAACAAACTATGAAAGAATTAAAAACTAATGACAAACAAAAAGCTATAGCATTTTTAGTAGATGATAAAGTTCAACAAAGTGAAGCTAAAAAGCTAGGAATTTATGTAAGCACTTTTGAACTTAATGAAAAATTAGCCCAAATAGCAAAAGGCAATAAAACTGACATTAATGGTTTGCAAGCAAAGATAGAAAAAGATGGTTTAAATTTTGAAGTTTTTAAAAACAAAGTTAGAAAAGATCTTGAAAGAGAAAAACTTTATAGAAGCATAATGCAAAATGCAAAAATCAATATTGATGATGAAACACTAAAACATTTTTATGAAAGCAATCTTGATAAATTTAGCACTTTTTCAAATATAGACTTAGTTGTTTATAATTCTACTAATCCTGAACTTTTACAACAGCTTGCACAAAATCCTATGTATAAAAATTCTCAAATTAAATCAAAAGCCATTAGTTTAAACGCAGCTAGTTTAGATCCAAGATTACTTGCTTTGTTAAATAATACAAAAATAGGAGAATTTACTCCAGTGTTAAATGGCGAAAACGCTTATATAGTGTATTTTGTAAAAGAAAAATATGGTAAAAATCCTATCGAATTTGATTTAATCAAAGATCAAGTTAGCAATGTCTATACCCTAACTCAAAAAGAACAAGCCTTAAAAAATCATCTTGATAAAATAAGAGCAAATGCCCATATAGAAGAATTAAGATAG
- the accB gene encoding acetyl-CoA carboxylase biotin carboxyl carrier protein: MTKEEIKELMQLFAEANISKIKIKEQDGFEIELERDMCCELPAPAPVAPAPQPINVNVVNETKASSNSSNKPTINSPMVGTFYQAPSPGAAPFAKAGQTIKKGSTIAIIEAMKIMNEIEAEYDCRIVEVLVADGQPVEFGMPLFVVEKL; the protein is encoded by the coding sequence ATGACAAAAGAAGAAATCAAAGAACTAATGCAACTTTTTGCAGAAGCAAATATAAGCAAGATTAAAATAAAAGAACAAGATGGATTTGAAATAGAACTTGAAAGAGATATGTGTTGTGAATTACCAGCTCCAGCTCCTGTTGCTCCAGCTCCACAGCCAATTAATGTAAATGTAGTTAATGAAACTAAAGCAAGCTCAAACTCTTCTAATAAACCAACTATCAACAGCCCTATGGTAGGTACTTTTTATCAAGCTCCAAGCCCGGGTGCAGCACCTTTTGCTAAAGCAGGACAAACTATTAAAAAAGGAAGTACTATAGCAATTATTGAAGCGATGAAAATTATGAATGAAATCGAAGCCGAATATGATTGTAGGATAGTAGAAGTATTAGTTGCAGATGGTCAGCCTGTAGAATTTGGTATGCCTTTATTTGTGGTGGAGAAATTATAA
- a CDS encoding AAC(3) family N-acetyltransferase, which produces MKYFLEYNDKKYSNVDLIEAFKKLGIKKGDILCVHSELFNFGTPLLPRNEFLQTILDCFFEVIGKEGTLIMPTFTYSFCKNEVYDKLNSPTKIGALNEYFRKQIGVKRTNDPIFSFAVKGAKEGLFDTQNLSCFGENSGYDILTKNNGKIIYFGLDWAHTFIHYIEEKFKVDYRYFKIFQGIIKDEKKEYKKEIQYYVRYLDRQSELNLEKINIILNNANIFSKIQFGGGIISYINTNDFERIIISELKKDKNILVN; this is translated from the coding sequence ATGAAATATTTTTTAGAATACAATGATAAAAAATACTCTAATGTAGATTTAATAGAAGCTTTTAAAAAACTTGGTATTAAAAAAGGCGATATTTTGTGTGTGCATAGTGAACTTTTTAATTTTGGCACACCCTTGCTTCCTAGAAATGAATTTTTACAAACTATATTAGATTGTTTTTTTGAAGTTATAGGTAAAGAAGGTACTTTAATCATGCCTACATTTACTTATAGTTTTTGCAAAAATGAAGTTTATGATAAATTAAATTCTCCTACAAAAATAGGTGCTTTAAATGAATATTTTCGCAAACAAATAGGAGTAAAACGCACTAATGATCCTATATTTTCCTTTGCTGTAAAAGGAGCTAAAGAAGGATTATTTGATACTCAAAATTTATCTTGTTTTGGAGAAAATTCTGGATATGACATTTTAACAAAAAACAACGGCAAAATAATTTATTTTGGATTAGATTGGGCTCATACTTTTATACACTATATAGAAGAAAAATTTAAAGTAGATTATAGATACTTTAAAATATTTCAAGGAATAATAAAAGATGAAAAAAAAGAATACAAAAAAGAAATACAATACTATGTAAGATATCTTGATAGACAATCGGAATTAAATTTAGAAAAAATAAATATAATTTTAAATAATGCTAATATATTCTCCAAAATTCAATTTGGAGGTGGTATTATTTCATATATCAATACAAATGATTTTGAAAGAATAATTATAAGCGAACTAAAAAAAGATAAAAATATATTAGTAAACTAA
- a CDS encoding class I SAM-dependent methyltransferase produces the protein MLENTKELFKLIEEKNPLHKKCLDGLQLSKEEYEDLEKLIVYYKDTLNITLEEQAQSYIVVLNDTLEETRYFIEFGKYRYSTLAEVENMVYFNENYMKQYMVGLAISSFIWNAHVEVRRYFAKYIDEKQNQENTYLEIGPGHGEFFVKALRSQKFKEYFGIDISPISCQMSKDMVENQFGKINTKCEFICKDFTKCEFNNKADLVVIGEVLEHVEQPLQFMKDVKALLNDNGEIFATIPINAPAIDHIYLFSHPDEVKELLNKAGLKIKECEYFMANNYSLEKALKTKNAIIMTVILTIK, from the coding sequence ATGCTAGAAAATACAAAAGAATTATTTAAGCTAATAGAAGAAAAAAATCCACTACACAAAAAATGTTTAGATGGATTACAACTCTCTAAAGAAGAATATGAAGATTTAGAAAAGCTTATTGTTTATTACAAAGATACACTAAATATTACTTTAGAAGAACAAGCTCAAAGCTATATAGTTGTATTAAATGATACTTTAGAAGAAACTAGATATTTTATAGAATTTGGAAAATATAGATATAGCACCTTAGCAGAAGTAGAAAATATGGTGTATTTTAATGAAAACTATATGAAGCAATACATGGTGGGTCTTGCCATATCTTCTTTTATATGGAATGCTCATGTTGAGGTTAGAAGATATTTTGCTAAGTATATAGATGAAAAACAAAATCAAGAAAATACCTATCTTGAAATAGGACCAGGGCATGGTGAGTTTTTTGTTAAAGCCCTAAGAAGTCAAAAATTTAAAGAATATTTTGGTATTGATATATCTCCTATAAGTTGTCAAATGAGCAAGGATATGGTAGAAAATCAGTTTGGCAAAATAAATACTAAATGCGAATTTATATGTAAAGATTTTACCAAATGTGAGTTTAACAACAAAGCTGATTTGGTAGTAATAGGAGAGGTTTTAGAACATGTTGAACAACCTTTACAATTTATGAAAGATGTAAAAGCCTTATTAAATGATAATGGAGAAATCTTTGCGACTATACCTATCAATGCTCCTGCAATTGATCATATTTATTTATTTTCTCATCCTGATGAAGTTAAAGAATTACTTAATAAAGCAGGATTGAAAATCAAAGAATGTGAATATTTTATGGCGAATAATTATTCTTTAGAAAAAGCACTAAAAACAAAAAACGCAATAATCATGACAGTAATACTTACAATAAAATAA
- a CDS encoding acetyl-CoA carboxylase biotin carboxylase subunit, with amino-acid sequence MEIKKVLIANRGEIALRALRTVKEMGKKAICVYSTADKDALYLKYADASICIGNARSSESYLNIPAIISAAEISEADAIFPGYGFLSENQNFVEICAKHNIKFIGPSVAAMALMSDKSKAKQVMQRAGVPVIPGSDGALGGVEAAKKLAKEIGYPVILKAAAGGGGRGMRVVEDEKDLEKAYWSAESEAMSAFGDGTMYMEKYIQNPRHIEVQIIGDSFGNVIHLGERDCSMQRRHQKLIEESPAILLDEKTRARLHETAVKAAKAIDYEGAGTFEFLVDKNLDFYFIEMNTRLQVEHCVSEMVSGVDIIELMIKVAEGYPLPKQEEIKLKGHSIECRITAEDSKTFLPCPGKITKYVAPAGRNVRMESHCYQDYSVPPYYDSMIGKLVVWGEDRNTAIAKMKIALQELIVGGIKTTKDFHLAMMDNADFINNNYDTNYLSRH; translated from the coding sequence ATGGAAATTAAAAAAGTTTTAATAGCAAATCGTGGAGAAATTGCATTAAGAGCTTTAAGAACTGTAAAAGAAATGGGAAAAAAAGCAATTTGTGTGTATTCTACTGCAGATAAAGATGCTTTGTATTTAAAATATGCTGATGCGAGTATTTGCATAGGAAATGCTAGAAGTTCAGAAAGCTATTTAAATATCCCAGCTATTATTAGTGCAGCTGAAATTAGCGAAGCGGATGCGATTTTTCCAGGATATGGATTTTTAAGTGAAAATCAAAATTTTGTTGAAATTTGTGCAAAACATAATATCAAATTCATAGGCCCTTCAGTAGCTGCTATGGCACTAATGAGTGATAAAAGTAAAGCAAAACAAGTAATGCAAAGAGCAGGTGTGCCTGTAATCCCAGGAAGCGATGGGGCTTTAGGTGGGGTTGAAGCAGCAAAAAAACTTGCTAAAGAAATAGGCTATCCTGTGATTTTAAAGGCAGCAGCAGGTGGTGGCGGCCGTGGTATGCGTGTAGTTGAAGATGAAAAAGATTTAGAAAAAGCTTACTGGTCAGCAGAAAGTGAAGCGATGAGTGCTTTTGGCGATGGAACTATGTATATGGAAAAATACATCCAAAACCCACGCCATATAGAAGTGCAAATCATAGGAGATAGCTTTGGAAATGTGATACATTTGGGTGAGAGAGATTGCTCTATGCAAAGACGCCATCAAAAACTTATAGAAGAATCTCCTGCAATTTTACTAGATGAAAAAACAAGAGCAAGACTTCATGAAACAGCAGTTAAAGCTGCTAAGGCTATTGATTATGAGGGTGCGGGAACTTTTGAGTTTTTAGTGGATAAAAATTTAGATTTTTATTTTATTGAAATGAATACGCGTTTGCAAGTTGAGCATTGTGTGAGTGAGATGGTAAGCGGGGTAGATATTATCGAGCTTATGATTAAAGTAGCAGAAGGGTATCCTTTACCAAAACAAGAAGAAATTAAACTTAAGGGTCATTCTATAGAATGTAGAATTACTGCTGAAGATTCTAAAACTTTCTTACCTTGCCCAGGTAAAATCACAAAATATGTAGCTCCTGCAGGACGCAATGTAAGAATGGAAAGCCATTGTTATCAAGATTATAGTGTGCCTCCATATTATGATTCTATGATTGGAAAATTAGTCGTTTGGGGAGAAGATAGAAACACAGCTATAGCTAAAATGAAAATAGCCTTGCAAGAGCTTATCGTAGGTGGGATAAAAACAACCAAAGATTTTCATTTAGCAATGATGGATAATGCAGATTTTATCAATAATAATTATGATACAAATTATCTTTCAAGACATTAA
- the dcd gene encoding dCTP deaminase, protein MGLKADNWIKKMALEHNMIEPFCEANIGKGIVSYGLSSYGYDIRVGREFKIFTNVNSTVVDPKNFVEENVVDFVGDVCIVPANSFALARTVEYFKMPNDVLAICLGKSTYARCGIIVNVTPFEPGFEGHITIEISNTTPLPAKIYANEGIAQVLFLQGDEPCDVTYADKKGKYQAQTGITLPRILK, encoded by the coding sequence ATGGGCTTAAAAGCAGATAATTGGATCAAAAAAATGGCATTAGAGCACAATATGATAGAGCCATTTTGTGAAGCAAATATAGGTAAAGGTATAGTTAGTTATGGGCTTTCAAGCTATGGATATGATATAAGAGTTGGAAGAGAATTTAAGATTTTCACTAATGTAAATTCCACTGTTGTAGATCCTAAAAATTTTGTAGAAGAAAATGTAGTAGATTTTGTAGGCGATGTATGTATAGTACCTGCAAATTCTTTCGCGCTTGCAAGAACAGTTGAGTATTTTAAAATGCCAAATGATGTTTTGGCTATTTGTCTTGGCAAAAGCACTTATGCAAGATGTGGCATTATAGTAAATGTAACTCCTTTTGAGCCAGGTTTTGAAGGACATATCACTATAGAAATTTCAAACACAACCCCACTACCTGCTAAAATTTATGCTAATGAGGGTATAGCTCAAGTTTTATTTTTACAAGGAGATGAACCTTGTGATGTAACATATGCTGATAAGAAGGGTAAATACCAAGCTCAAACAGGTATAACTTTACCAAGAATTTTAAAATAA